In Turicibacter sanguinis, a genomic segment contains:
- a CDS encoding phosphatidate cytidylyltransferase — protein sequence MKQRVLTAIVIIAIGLPILIYGRLPFIILGVLLALVASQEMIDMRETISKTPVEIKVFTMIAILMIVFSSFDFRTLSFTGTLVFGLGTMALFLFILLLAVVTRKQFTVNDAGYYLLTIFYIGSTFHSMIFLRSLGLNLFLFMIIVVAVTDSGAYFVGRKLGKRKLAPLISPNKTVEGSVGGTILGVLVGSIFGVITGVSDHVIVLAMMSLVVAAVAQFGDLVASSMKREYGIKDFGTLFPGHGGVLDRFDSHLYASLALYILINVMNVVI from the coding sequence ATGAAGCAACGCGTATTGACAGCTATTGTCATCATTGCAATAGGATTACCCATTTTGATTTATGGGAGATTACCTTTTATTATTTTAGGGGTATTACTTGCTCTAGTTGCCTCTCAAGAAATGATTGATATGAGAGAAACAATTTCTAAGACACCAGTAGAGATTAAAGTATTTACGATGATTGCAATCTTAATGATTGTGTTTAGTTCATTTGATTTTAGAACATTGAGTTTTACAGGGACACTTGTTTTTGGACTGGGAACCATGGCATTATTTCTGTTTATTTTATTACTTGCAGTTGTTACGAGAAAGCAATTTACAGTTAATGATGCCGGATACTATTTGTTAACAATCTTTTATATCGGATCTACTTTTCATTCTATGATTTTCTTACGCTCACTTGGGTTAAATTTATTTTTATTTATGATTATCGTAGTGGCCGTAACCGATTCTGGTGCTTATTTTGTAGGACGAAAATTAGGTAAACGTAAATTAGCCCCATTAATTAGTCCAAATAAAACAGTGGAAGGATCGGTTGGTGGAACGATCCTTGGTGTTTTAGTTGGAAGCATTTTTGGAGTGATAACGGGCGTTTCAGATCATGTTATCGTTTTAGCCATGATGAGTTTAGTTGTAGCAGCTGTCGCCCAATTTGGAGATTTAGTAGCCTCTTCAATGAAACGTGAGTATGGAATCAAGGATTTTGGAACATTATTCCCAGGACATGGTGGCGTTTTAGATCGATTTGATAGCCATTTATACGCGTCATTAGCTTTATATATTTTAATTAATGTCATGAATGTGGTGATTTAG